Part of the Bacteroidia bacterium genome is shown below.
TGCCCCTTGCTGCGCAAGGGTCGGGGCATTCCGCACTGCGCTTCGCTTCGGTGCTTCGCTAACGCTGCGCACTGCCCTTGCGGGCATGCTCCATGCCCCTCACGCAAAAACTCCGCTTTTTGACCAAAACTCTTAAACGCAAACTTTCGCTTAGCTATTCAAAATTTGCTCAATATCTTCCACACAAATATCATTATGTGAAGCATGGTAAATACATTGGTTATTTTTTATGACTAGCACTTGCGGTGATTGATGAGGAACTTCCCACTGCTGCGCAATTTGGTTAGAAATATCTCGGTGTTGTAGCAAATCTAAATAATAAGGTTCTATTTCTGACGAACTAAATTTCCACTTTCTGTTTAATCTATCTAGCGCCATAGCTGATATACTACACCGAGTGCTGTGTTTGAATATCAGCTGGGGCTTTTGATAAGACTGTTTTGCAATCGTATCTAATTCACTAATATCCACAAGCGATTTCCATGCTGCCATAGAAATTACTTTTTATATTACTGACCTACCTTTTAAGAACCCCAAGCACCTTTAGGAAACAAACCGGGTGGTTTATGCTTAGGTACATGTACACGTGGCTTTCCCCCTACCCCACGGCAGGCTTCGTTATTGCAAGCGGCAAAAATGCTTAGCCACACACACAAACAAAACGTAATTAACAAAAACTTATATTTTTTCATACTGAATATACAATTGCAAAATTACGTATTTTTATATAAATTACAAAAATTAGAACAAGCTTCCAATTCTTTAAAAATTATTTGAACATAGCTTTTATGCTTCCCCATGTTCTTTGAATAGTAGTAGGGTTGTGTGTAACACTTTGAGTAAAGTCTGTGTAAGAAGAGCCTTGCATAATACGCAGAGTGTATATATAAGTTTGACTAGTTTCGTCTGTTTTCATCACATTAAGATCTGTGTAAGAATATACCCGACTGCCATTAGGCGTAACACTGTATATTTTTGCAGCACTACCAGAACCAATTCTCTTCCAAACCTGAAATTCAGTTATGCCATATTCTGATTGTACTTCCCATTGTAACTTTATTTCTGTACCTGATGGAATAGCTGTGAAATACTTGAGTGTTACAGAAGCATAAGTAATTGAAGCTAACAAGAGCAGTGCTAACAAAATTTGAGTCCCTTTCATAGGTCAATTGAGCATACAAAACTTACCTATTCTGCTTGTAAACAGCAAATATCGTGCAAAAGTTAGAATTTAATAAATTTTTGAGGGTCAACAGGCTTGCCATTTTGCCACACTTCAAAATATAAAGTAGGATTATTATTATCGCTACCTGACTTGCCCACTATC
Proteins encoded:
- the ytxJ gene encoding bacillithiol system redox-active protein YtxJ, coding for MAAWKSLVDISELDTIAKQSYQKPQLIFKHSTRCSISAMALDRLNRKWKFSSSEIEPYYLDLLQHRDISNQIAQQWEVPHQSPQVLVIKNNQCIYHASHNDICVEDIEQILNS